One window from the genome of Pieris napi chromosome 3, ilPieNapi1.2, whole genome shotgun sequence encodes:
- the LOC125063554 gene encoding sphingomyelin phosphodiesterase 1-like produces the protein MKVLFCTFVIISGCVATNYLSTDGLTNLFIRAGKNNLNHSDWGTIHDLAEILYLPQDEFVNDETRLAGRSNLFCVLCRSVFSAFIDLVNAGVNDEDLVDSIVLICNTLSIVSPKVCHGAVLLNVPILSYIVRNTPEAEASTFCGVFFQTAIETENCRYNDERFNWKVELPPIGEISKISYDNRKPLTVAIITDAHIDPLYEENGVADCSEPTCCRKGQTPRNHKYTYNPDRDESIILKSLNIVNGEPIIDVGVAKTLREVRNVTRRSERFEPPAGYWGDYRNCDSPIRAYDDVVDRIHSSHKDVDLIYYMGDTIDHHVWETTYELIDEVNLYLVNKLRKTFGDVPVIATIGNHESQPTNQFAPERITQEKLNTTWLYESLARKWGIYLTEEAKTTLRRRGDFSMVVRPGLRVISLNTNIAYKNNWWLVFDPLDAKTHLDWLVSELYKAEKAGEKVHILTHIPPGVHDLVNPWTREYNRIVNRFQQTIAAEFNGHTHTDEFKIFYSIEDKDIPIAVSWGGGSASAYSNNNVNYKIAVLDPNNYNPISISNYVYNLTEANLTPNRRPHWFKLYDFKNTYGVKDLSPNSMNELVYSMVTDKKYLLDIYSAFYSKLSDTRWANCSNDCKIANLCRIVVTVLFDRKKCEELTKLYNSRK, from the exons ATGAAAGTGTTGTTTTGTACATTTGTTATAATAAGTGGGTGTGTTGCAACCAATTATTTATCGACAG ATGGtctaacaaatttatttattcgagcgggcaaaaataatttaaatcactcAGACTGGGGCACGATACATGATTTGgcagaaattttatatttgccGCAAGATGAATTTGTAAACGATGAAACAAGATTGGCAGGCAGATCG AATCTCTTTTGCGTATTATGTCGGTCGGTATTCTCAGCATTCATCGATTTAGTAAATGCGGGTGTAAATGACGAAGATTTAGTCGATTCAATAGTTCTCATTTGTAATACTTTATCCATTGTCAGTCCGAAAGTGTGCCATGGAgctgttttattaaatgtg CCAATTTTGTCATACATAGTAAGGAATACGCCAGAAGCCGAAGCGAGCACGTTTTGTGGGGTTTTCTTCCAAACCGCAATAGAAACTGAAAACTGTAGGTATAATGATGAAAGATTTAATTGGAAAGTGGAATTGCCACCTATTGGAGAAATTTCTAAG ATATCATACGACAATAGAAAACCTCTTACAGTGGCGATAATCACAGATGCCCACATCGATCCTCTATACGAGGAAAACGGCGTAGCTGATTGTTCAGAACCAACATGTTGTAGAAAGGGACAGACACCGAGAAATCATAAATACACGTATAATCCAGACAGAGATGagtctattatattaaagagtTTAAATATCGTTAATGGTGAACCTATTATAGATGTTGGTGTAGCTAAAACGTTACGGGAGGTTAGAAATGTTACTAGAAGGAGTGAGAGGTTTGAGCCTCCAGCAGGATACTGGGGCGATTACAGGAATTGCGATTCACCGATTCGGGCGTACGATGACGTTGTGGATAGAATACATTCATCACATAAG gATGTAGACCTTATTTATTACATGGGAGATACGATTGATCATCACGTATGGGAAACCACCTACGAGTTGATTGACGAAGTTAATCTATACCTTGTAAATAAACTGCGTAAAACTTTTGGTGACGTTCCCGTCATCGCTACTATTGGAAACCACGAATCTCAGCCGACTAATCA ATTTGCCCCTGAAAGAATAACACAAGAGAAGTTAAACACAACCTGGCTGTACGAGAGCTTAGCCCGGAAATGGGGAATATATTTAACAGAGGAAGCGAAGACAACGCTGCGTAGACGGGGCGATTTTTCTATGGTTGTACGACCGGGCCTGAGAGTAATATCACTCAACACTAATATCGCTTATAAGAACAATTG GTGGCTAGTCTTCGATCCACTGGATGCTAAAACCCATCTAGATTGGCTAGTAAGTGAACTATACAAAGCAGAAAAAGCCGGTGAAAAAGTTCATATCCTGACACACATTCCTCCTGGAGTTCATGACTTAGTAAATCCATGGACACGGgaatacaatagaattgtgAATAG ATTTCAACAAACAATAGCAGCGGAATTCAATGGTCACACTCATACAGATGagtttaagatattttatagtattgaAGATAAGGATATTCCTATAGCTGTATCATGGGGGGGCGGAAGTGCCAGCGCATACTCGAATAATAACGTGAATTATAAGATAGCTGTGCTTGATCCTAATAACTAC AACCCTATAAGCATCAGCAACTACGTGTATAACTTAACAGAAGCAAACTTAACGCCAAATAGACGACCGCATTGGTTCAAACTCTACGATTTTAAAAACACATATGGTGTCAAAGACCTCTCCCCAAATTCAATGAATGAGCTAGTTTACTCAATGGTGacagacaaaaaatatttattagacaTTTATAGCGCATTTTACTCAAAACTAAGCGACACAAGGTGGGCAAATTGCTCTAACGATTGCAAAATAGCCAATTTATGTAGGATTGTTGTCACTGTACTTTTTGACCGCAAAAAGTGTGAGGAATTAACAAAGTTGTATAATTcgagaaaataa
- the LOC125063564 gene encoding ubiquinol-cytochrome-c reductase complex assembly factor 1, giving the protein MFRNRIVNQVIRQYRGQKYVDYARVTIFSPYYAKIIKKPQSTIAAEESYVKKFMKTVGWMDKERTRLKLTGYFLYECVPEKVCYQEWFDILELPDTFASWFIITELHVWLILVRYMAEDVTVAGEKKKMVKGDGHFVRNCVIEALWADVANRIKLLEGANIVVARKQVTELSEQFQAALVGYDEGLEDDKVLASAVWRRFYSLSVDTKAEHVEKIVHFIRHQMSALDQIPSKDLKWQPQITWLSIHDH; this is encoded by the exons ATGTTCAGAAATAGAATTGTAAACCAA GTTATTCGCCAATACAGAGGACAAAAATATGTTGATTATGCAAGAGTTACTATCTTTAGTCCCTATTATgccaaaattatcaaaaaaccACAAAGTACGATAGCCGCCGAGGaaagttatgtaaaaaaatttatgaaaactgTCGGATGGATGGATAAAGAGAGAACG cGGCTAAAATTGACAGGCTACTTTCTGTATGAGTGTGTCCCTGAAAAAGTATGCTACCAAGAATGGTTTGATATCCTTGAACTTCCTGATACATTTGCTTCGTGGTTTATTATTACTGAGCTTCATGTTTGGCTGATATTGGTTAGATATATGGCAGAAGATGTAACAGTGGCTGGAGAGAAAAAGAAGATGGTTAAAGGAGATGGCCATTTTGTTAGAAATTGTGTTATTGAAGCTTTGTGGGCAGATGTTGCTAATAGGATAAAATTACTTGAG GGTGCAAATATAGTAGTAGCTAGAAAACAAGTGACTGAACTCTCGGAACAATTTCAAGCAGCCCTTGTGGGCTATGATGAAGGTCTAGAAGATGATAAGGTTTTGGCATCAGCTGTGTGGAGAAGATTTTATTCATTATCTGTGGATACTAAGGCAGAACATGTTGAGAAAATAGTTCACTTTATTAGGCATCAG atgtCAGCCCTAGATCAAATACCAAGCAAAGACCTGAAATGGCAACCCCAAATCACTTGGTTAAGTATACATGATCATTAG
- the LOC125063558 gene encoding ATP synthase subunit beta, mitochondrial, protein MLGAVGRVGSSLLAAKSVAECGKIVSVSTGNRNYAAKAAEKGQGKIVAVIGAVVDVQFEDNLPSILNALEVQNRSPRLVLEVAQHLGENVVRTIAMDGTEGLVRGQPVLDSGSPIRIPVGVETLGRIMNVIGEPIDERGPIPTDKTAAIHAEAPEFVDMSVQQEILVTGIKVVDLLAPYAKGGKIGLFGGAGVGKTVLIMELINNVAKAHGGYSVFAGVGERTREGNDLYHEMIESGVISLKDKTSKVALVYGQMNEPPGARARVALTGLTVAEYFRDQEGQDVLLFIDNIFRFTQAGSEVSALLGRIPSAVGYQPTLATDMGTMQERITTTKKGSITSVQAIYVPADDLTDPAPATTFAHLDATTVLSRAIAELGIYPAVDPLDSTSRIMDPNIIGEEHYNVARGVQKILQDYKSLQDIIAILGMDELSEEDKLTVSRARKIQRFLSQPFQVAEVFTGHPGKLVPLEETIKGFSKILQGDYDHLPEVAFYMVGPIEEVVAKAETLAKNA, encoded by the coding sequence ATGTTAGGGGCTGTAGGAAGAGTTGGAAGCAGCCTTTTGGCTGCTAAGTCCGTAGCTGAATGTGGAAAAATTGTGTCAGTCTCAACGGGTAACCGGAATTATGCTGCAAAAGCTGCAGAAAAGGGGCAAGGTAAGATAGTTGCAGTCATCGGTGCCGTCGTAGACGTACAGTTTGAAGACAATCTTCCATCCATCCTCAATGCCCTGGAAGTACAGAACCGTTCGCCAAGGCTCGTCCTTGAAGTGGCGCAACACTTGGGAGAGAACGTTGTGCGTACCATCGCTATGGACGGTACCGAAGGTTTGGTTCGCGGTCAGCCAGTTCTCGACTCTGGATCTCCTATTCGTATCCCAGTGGGAGTAGAAACTCTAGGTCGGATTATGAACGTCATTGGTGAGCCCATCGACGAACGCGGTCCAATCCCAACCGACAAAACCGCCGCGATCCACGCTGAAGCTCCAGAGTTTGTAGATATGTCTGTACAACAGGAGATTCTTGTCACAGGAATCAAAGTTGTAGACTTGTTGGCCCCATATGCCAAGGGAGGAAAGATTGGTTTGTTTGGAGGTGCCGGTGTAGGCAAGACCGTACTTATTATGGAGCTGATCAACAATGTAGCTAAGGCTCATGGTGGTTACTCTGTATTTGCTGGAGTTGGAGAGCGTACTCGTGAAGGTAATGACTTGTACCATGAAATGATTGAGTCTGGAGTAATTTCACTTAAAGACAAGACCTCCAAAGTAGCTCTTGTGTATGGTCAGATGAACGAGCCCCCTGGTGCTCGTGCCCGTGTAGCCTTGACTGGTCTGACTGTGGCTGAATACTTCAGGGACCAAGAGGGTCAGGATGTACTGCTTTTTATTGACAACATTTTCCGTTTCACACAGGCTGGTTCTGAAGTATCTGCCCTTTTGGGTCGTATTCCATCAGCTGTAGGTTACCAGCCCACTCTAGCTACTGACATGGGTACTATGCAGGAACGTATTACTACTACAAAGAAGGGTTCTATTACATCTGTGCAAGCCATTTATGTGCCAGCTGATGACTTGACTGATCCTGCTCCGGCCACAACCTTTGCTCACTTGGATGCTACTACTGTGCTGTCCCGTGCTATTGCTGAGCTTGGTATTTACCCTGCAGTGGACCCTCTTGACTCCACTTCACGTATCATGGATCCCAATATTATTGGTGAAGAGCACTATAACGTCGCTCGTGGCGTTCAGAAAATTCTACAAGACTACAAGTCTCTCCAGGATATTATTGCTATCTTGGGTATGGATGAATTGTCTGAAGAAGACAAGCTGACCGTGTCACGTGCGCGTAAAATCCAAAGGTTCCTCTCTCAACCTTTCCAAGTAGCTGAAGTTTTCACTGGTCACCCAGGTAAACTGGTGCCACTGGAAGAAACCATTAAAGGATTCTCGAAGATCCTGCAAGGAGACTATGACCACCTTCCTGAAGTTGCCTTCTATATGGTTGGTCCTATTGAAGAAGTTGTGGCCAAGGCAGAAACACTAGCAAAGAAtgcataa